TCACCTCCATCTTTGACGGCGTTCAGCGCCCCCTGGACAAACTTCGGGCGGCGTTCGGTGATTTCATTGTGCGCGGGGCGGAGACGCCGTCTTTGGACAGGAAGAAGAAGTGGCGCTTCACTCCGCGAAAGAAGAGGGGGGAGAAGGTGATCGGGGGAGACATCATCGGCGTGATCCCCGAGACTCCCGTCGTTGAGCACCGCGTCATGGTGCCCCCGGGCGTGGAGGGGACCATCGCCTCCATCGCGGAAAAAGAGGCCACCATCGAGGAGACGATCGCGGTGATAAAGACCGCGGAGGGGGAGGAGCGCCTGACCCTCCTGCAGAAGTGGCCGGTGAGAGTGGCCAGGCCCGTGACGAGGCGGATGCCTCCCGTCGTTCCCCTCGTGACAGGTCAGAGAGTCCTGGACACGCTCTTCCCCATCACGAAGGGCGGGACTGCCTGCGTGCCGGGGCCGTTCGGGAGCGGGAAGACGGTCGTCCAGCACCAGCTCGCGAAGTGGGCCGATGCCGACCTGATCGTGTACGTCGGCTGCGGCGAGCGGGGGAACGAGATGACAGACGTGCTCATTGAATTCCCCGAGCTGACCGACCCCCGTTCCGGGAGGCCGCTCATCGAGAGGACCGTCCTCGTGGCGAACACCTCCAACATGCCCGTTGCCGCGCGTGAAGCGTCGGTGTTCACCGGCATTACCATGGCGGAGTACTACCGGGATATGGGGTACAGCGTCGCGCTCATGGCGGATTCCACCTCCCGGTGGGCGGAGGCAATGCGCGAGATGTCCGGCAGGCTCGAGGAGATGCCGGGTGAAGAGGGGTATCCCGCCTACCTGTCCTCCCGCCTCGCGAGTTTCTATGAGAGGGCGGGGCGCGCCATCTGCCTCGGGGCGGACGGGAGGGAGGGGAGCCTGTCGGTGATAGGTGCTGTCTCTCCCCCCGGGGGGGACCTCTCCGAGCCGGTCGTGCAGGCCACGCTCAGGGTGGTGAAGGTTTTCTGGAGCCTTGACGACAAGCTCGCAGGCCAGCGGCATTTCCCGGCAATAAACTGGCTCTCCAGCTACTCGCTCTACCAGGACCTCGTCGACAGGGCGTGCAACGCCTCGGTGAGCCAGTACTGGTCAAAGAACCGCCAGGAGGCAATGGCAATTCTGAAGAGGGAGGCGGAGCTGGAGGAACTCGTGCGGCTGGTGGGGATGGACGCCCTCTCCCCGCAGGACCGCCTGCTGATGGAGGCGGCGAAGATGATACGTGAGGATTTCCTCCATCAGAACGCCTATGATCCTGTGGACACCTATACATCTCCCCCAAAACAGTTCAAGCTCCTCCAAATCGTCCTCACGTTCTACCACTACGCCTACCAGGCCCTCGCGGTGGGAACGGAGCTCGAGGATCTCATCGCCCTCCCGGTGCGGGAGGAGATATCCCGGGCAAAGAACGTTCCCGAGTCGGAGATGTCCAGGCTTGAAGAACTCATAAAAAATATCAAGGCGTCCATAGAGGCACTCAAACCCAGCGGAGAACGAGTATGAGCAAAGAATATCTTACCGTAGAGAACATCGTCGGTCCGGTGATACTCGTCCAGTACGTGGGCGGGGTTTCCTACGCCGAGATTGCCGAAATCTCCATGCCCGGCGGCGGTGTGCGGCACGGGCAGGTGCTGGAGGTCCACGAGGATAAGGCACTCGTCCAGGTCTTTGAGGGGACGAGCGGCCTGACCCCGGGCGAGGTGAGGGTGAAGTTCCTGGGGAAGGGCCTTCAGCTCGGACTCTCCCGCGACATCCTGGGGAGGACGTTTGACGGCTTCGGGAAGACGATCGACGGCGGCCCTGCCATCATCCCGGAAAAATACCAGGACGTGAACGGGATGCCGATAAACCCGGAGGCGCGGGATTACCCTACCGAGTTCATCCAGACGGGAATATCCACAATTGACGTGCTCAACACGCTCGTGCGCGGGCAGAAGCTGCCCATCTTCTCCGGCTCCGGGCTGCCGCACTCCCGCCTCGCAGCCCAGATCGCCCGGCAGGCGAAGGTTCTCAAGACCGGCGAGCAGTTCGCCGTCGTGTTCGCGGCAATGGGCATCACCTTTGAGGAAGCCAATTTCTTCATGGGGGAGTTTGAGAAGACGGGAGCGCTGGAGAGGGCGGTGCTCTTCATCAACCTCGCCAACGACCCGCCCATTGAGCGCATCGCCGTTCCCAAGATGGCGCTCACGGCCGCGGAGTACCTCGCCTATGAGCTCGGGATGCACATCCTTGTCATCCTCACCGACATGACCAACTACTGCGAGGCCCTGCGCGAGATTTCGGCCGCGAGAAAGGAGATTCCCTCGCGGAGAGGCTACCCGGGGTACCTCTACACCGACCTCTCCATGATATACGAGAGGGCGGGCAGGATCAAGGGGAAGAAGGGCTCCATCACGCAGATGCCGATTCTCACCATGCCCGAGGACGACAAGACACACCCCATTCCCGACCTCACCGGCTACATCACCGAGGGCCAGATACTGCTCTCCCGGCCCCTCAACAACGAGGGCATCTACCCGCCCGTGGACGTCCTGCCGTCCCTCTCTCGTCTCAAGGACAAGGGAATCGGCGAGGGAAAGACCCGCGAGGATCACTCGGGCGTCATGAACCAGCTCTACGCGGCGTACGCCAAGGGGAAGTCCGCGCAGGAGATCGCGGTTGTCCTCGGCGAGTCCGCCCTGACCCCCCTGGACCTCCTGTACGTGAAATTTGCCGAGAGATTTGAGAGGGAATTCATCAGGCAAGGGGAGAACGAGAACAGGGACATCGTCACCTCGCTCACCATCGGGTGGAATCTCCTGGGCATTCTCCCCGAGGGGGAACTGAAGAGGATTAAGGAAGCGTACATAGAGAAATACTACCCTAAAGATAAATCCCAAATCCCAAATCCCAAATCCCAAATCCCAATAGAGGAATGATAAAGGGTAAAGCCCCGATGACAAAGGTCCTGTTGTGGTGTCAGTGGATTGTTGTCATTCGGCACTCGTTATGAAACTCATCGTCAGCCCGAACAGGATGGAGCTCCTCAAGCTCCGCAAGCGGCTGGAGCTTTCCATCCGGGGTCACCGGCTCTTGAAGGAAAAACTGGAGGGGCTCGTCAAGGATTTTATGCCGCTGGTAGGGGAGTACCGGCGGAAGCGCGGCCAACTCGACGAACTGCTCCCCCGCACGCTCAACCTCTTCGCCCTCGCCGCGGCAACCTCGTCCCGGGAGATAGTTTCGCTCTCTCTGGAGGAGTGTCACGGGGAGGCGCGGATTGCCACCGAGATGAGAAAGGTAATGGGCGTGAAGGCCCCCGCCTTCCGGATGGAGGGCTTCCGCCTGGAGATGGCCTACAGCCTCGTTGCCACACCTCCTGAGCTTGACGTGGC
This is a stretch of genomic DNA from Candidatus Auribacterota bacterium. It encodes these proteins:
- a CDS encoding V-type ATP synthase subunit B, with protein sequence MSKEYLTVENIVGPVILVQYVGGVSYAEIAEISMPGGGVRHGQVLEVHEDKALVQVFEGTSGLTPGEVRVKFLGKGLQLGLSRDILGRTFDGFGKTIDGGPAIIPEKYQDVNGMPINPEARDYPTEFIQTGISTIDVLNTLVRGQKLPIFSGSGLPHSRLAAQIARQAKVLKTGEQFAVVFAAMGITFEEANFFMGEFEKTGALERAVLFINLANDPPIERIAVPKMALTAAEYLAYELGMHILVILTDMTNYCEALREISAARKEIPSRRGYPGYLYTDLSMIYERAGRIKGKKGSITQMPILTMPEDDKTHPIPDLTGYITEGQILLSRPLNNEGIYPPVDVLPSLSRLKDKGIGEGKTREDHSGVMNQLYAAYAKGKSAQEIAVVLGESALTPLDLLYVKFAERFEREFIRQGENENRDIVTSLTIGWNLLGILPEGELKRIKEAYIEKYYPKDKSQIPNPKSQIPIEE
- a CDS encoding V-type ATP synthase subunit A; its protein translation is MNNERREGRIVKVSGPLVVACGLEGTKMYEMVRVGKLGLFGEVIEIRGDRFSIQVYEETGGIGPGEPVAGTGAALTVELAPGLLTSIFDGVQRPLDKLRAAFGDFIVRGAETPSLDRKKKWRFTPRKKRGEKVIGGDIIGVIPETPVVEHRVMVPPGVEGTIASIAEKEATIEETIAVIKTAEGEERLTLLQKWPVRVARPVTRRMPPVVPLVTGQRVLDTLFPITKGGTACVPGPFGSGKTVVQHQLAKWADADLIVYVGCGERGNEMTDVLIEFPELTDPRSGRPLIERTVLVANTSNMPVAAREASVFTGITMAEYYRDMGYSVALMADSTSRWAEAMREMSGRLEEMPGEEGYPAYLSSRLASFYERAGRAICLGADGREGSLSVIGAVSPPGGDLSEPVVQATLRVVKVFWSLDDKLAGQRHFPAINWLSSYSLYQDLVDRACNASVSQYWSKNRQEAMAILKREAELEELVRLVGMDALSPQDRLLMEAAKMIREDFLHQNAYDPVDTYTSPPKQFKLLQIVLTFYHYAYQALAVGTELEDLIALPVREEISRAKNVPESEMSRLEELIKNIKASIEALKPSGERV
- a CDS encoding V-type ATP synthase subunit D, translating into MKLIVSPNRMELLKLRKRLELSIRGHRLLKEKLEGLVKDFMPLVGEYRRKRGQLDELLPRTLNLFALAAATSSREIVSLSLEECHGEARIATEMRKVMGVKAPAFRMEGFRLEMAYSLVATPPELDVAASELGALLPKIIELASLEVLLKRLSREIEKTRRRVNALEYVMIPEISRTKKAIQSKLEESERSSRVRLMKVKEMLEARGM